Genomic segment of Gemmatimonadota bacterium:
TACGCGGCGCAGGGTCAGCAGGAGCGTGCCGCGGAGATCTACCGGGAGCTGTCGCGCCGCCATCCGGATGACACGAAGCTGCCGGCGAAGCTGGCGGAGCTGGAAGCGATGGCTGCGCCGGCAGGGCCTGTCCCCGCGGAAGAAATGGAGCTGCCCGCAGGGGTGGGATCCCCGCTCGATTCGGAAGGCCCTGCCGCCGCCGGCTGGGACGACCTTCCGGACCTGGACCTGCCGGGGCTGGAGGAGCCGGTGCCGCGGCCGTCGCGGCCGTCCAGCTACGGGGCGGACGATCTGGGTCTGGATCTGCTCGAGCTCGAGCCGCAGCCGGCGGGCGGGCCTGCCGGCGCGCCGCGGGCGGGTGAGGAAGCGCCGCCGTGGGGGCCGCCGGACGAGTCGGGCATGCTGGGGAGCGGAGCGGCTGCGGATGTGGACGCGCCAGGCGGAACTCTGCAGGAGCCGCCGTCGGAGCGGCCGCCGGAGCCGGGCATCGGGCCGATTACCGAAACATTGCCGGAGAGCCGGGTCGAGTCGGCCGCGCCAGGCGGCGCGGAGATAGAGGCGGACGGACTCCCCGAGCTGGTGGAATCCGCGTGGACGGGGCGCGGTGGTGCGGCCGGTGCCGAGCGCACGCCCTACGCATGGTCGGAGGGTGAGGCGGCGGGCGATGACGGGGCCGTGGCGGAGCCGAGTGGTGGGGAGTATGTTGAGCCGCTCGCCTCCCCTGGTATAGCAAAGCGTGCGGCGCCGCCCTGGCCGGTGGAGGACACGTCGGCCGCCGGCGCGGTTGCAGCAGAATCCACTGCCGAAGCCGTTGAACAGCCGGCGGAGGCGGGGTGGGAGGATTTCGAAAACTTCTTTTTCAGCGGCGGGAGCATC
This window contains:
- a CDS encoding tetratricopeptide repeat protein; its protein translation is MAEPDREGIARLEAAVSSEPGGRAFAPLAEAYRRAGDLGRARRVLAAGLARHPDYASAHVVLARVLRAEGDSEGAETEFRRVLDLDPDNIEALEALAELAREASQPGEALGFYERLRTLEPEDASLAALVKELREAAALTEAAPAAWDLAADSGEIPGPAGDLAAVEAGAGGEEGVLQLGGESGPPPLIVTETMAELYAAQGQQERAAEIYRELSRRHPDDTKLPAKLAELEAMAAPAGPVPAEEMELPAGVGSPLDSEGPAAAGWDDLPDLDLPGLEEPVPRPSRPSSYGADDLGLDLLELEPQPAGGPAGAPRAGEEAPPWGPPDESGMLGSGAAADVDAPGGTLQEPPSERPPEPGIGPITETLPESRVESAAPGGAEIEADGLPELVESAWTGRGGAAGAERTPYAWSEGEAAGDDGAVAEPSGGEYVEPLASPGIAKRAAPPWPVEDTSAAGAVAAESTAEAVEQPAEAGWEDFENFFFSGGSI